Sequence from the Mesorhizobium sp. PAMC28654 genome:
GGGAAAGCATGGACCAACTGGTTTTGCGGACATGGGCGCGCCACAATGTTGACTATGCCTGAAGGTGCGCCGGCTGATCGTCGGCCGGGACGTGACAATGGACGAGAAGACAAATCCACCGAAAAAAGGCGGAACCGATCGCAAGAGCCGGTTGGCCGAGCAATTGCGCGCCAACCTGCAGAAGCGCAAGGCGCAGTTGCGCTCGCGGCGGACCGGCGAGGCCGACCAGCGGCCGGACGGGCTTGGCGTATCAAAGGAATTGCAAAAAGATTAACTCAAATCAGCCACTCTTGGTGCGGACGCCAGGAAATCCTATTTCTTGAACCAGACGGTTTCTTGAACCAGACTGGCCAATGGTCTAGACGGGCCGACACTCAAACGATTGAAACCGGCTTTTTGGCCGAGGGGACATTCTTCCATGGATCGCATCAGAATTGTCGGCGGCAACCAGCTTGCCGGAAGCATTCCGATCTCCGGCGCCAAGAACGCCGCGCTGCCGTTGATGATCGCCTCCTTGCTGACCGACGACACGCTCACCCTCGAAAACGTGCCGCATCTGGCCGATGTCGAGCAGCTTATCCGCATCCTCGGCAATCACGGCGTCGACTACTCAGTCAATGGCCGCCGCGAAAAGCAGAATGAGGGCTACTCGCGCACCATCAATTTCTCGGCGCGCAACATCGTCGACACGACTGCCCCTTACGAACTGGTGTCGAAGATGCGCGCGTCGTTCTGGGTGATCGGCCCGCTGCTTGCCCGCATGGGCGAAGCCAAGGTGTCACTGCCCGGCGGTTGCGCCATCGGCACACGCCCGGTCGATCTCTTCCTCGAAGGCCTGCAGGCGCTGGGCGCCGATATCGACGTCGATACCGGTTATGTCATCGCCAAGACCAGGAACGGCCGCCTTGTCGGCAACCGCTATGTGTTCCCGAAAGTATCGGTCGGCGCCACGCATGTGCTGATGATGGCGGCGTCGCTGGCCAAAGGCGAGACGGTTCTCGAAAACGCGGCCTGCGAACCCGAGATCGTCAACCTCGCCGAATGCCTCAACGCCATGGGCGCGAAAATTTCCGGCGCCGGGACACCGACCATCACCATCGACGGCGTCGAATCGCTGTCGGGCGCACGCGTGCGGGTGATTCCCGACCGCATCGAGACCGGCACCTATGCCATGGCGGTCGCCATGACCGGTGGCGATGTCGTGCTTGAAGGCGCGCGTCCGGAGTTGCTGCAGACCGCCCTCGACATCATCAGCCAGACCGGCGCCGAGATCACGCCGACCAATTCCGGCATCCGCGTCAAGCGCAACGGCGCCGGCATTTCGCCGGTCGACGTGACGACGGCGCCCTTCCCGGCGTTCCCGACCGACCTGCAAGCGCAGTTCATGGGCCTGATGACGATGGCCAAGGGCAAGTCGCGCATCACCGAGACGATTTTTGAGAACCGCTTCATGCATGTGCAGGAACTGGCCCGGCTCGGCGCCCACATCACGCTTTCCGGCCAGACCGCGATCGTCGACGGCGTCTCCAAGCTGAAGGGCGCACCGGTCATGGCGACAGACCTTCGCGCATCGGTCTCGCTGGTCATCGCCGGCCTCGCGGCCGAGGGTGAGACGACAGTCAACCGCGTCTATCACCTCGATCGCGGCTTCGAGCGGCTGGAGGAAAAACTGTCCGGCTGCGGCGCTGTGATCGAGCGGATTTCGGCATAGCCAGGTCCGCGGAACCGCCGCGCGGTTGCACGGACTGGAAAGACCGCCTGGAGCCTGCTTCATCTCGATGAGAGTGAGATGAAGGCTCCAGATTCGTGCTTGAGCATGATCTTTTCCGAAAACCGGTTTCCACTTTTCGGGATCATGCTCTAACAGAAGGCTGAACAGTCAACTTTCAGGTGCGAAAACCGCATGAATGCCCTCAAGCTTGTCGCGCTCGACGATCAGGACCTGAGCATCGTCTCGGCCCATGTCCAGGACGCCGTGATGAAGATCGCCGACCTCGAATTCCTGCCTTCGGCCAAGCGCTTCGTGCTGACCATGAACCGTTTCGTCTGGGAGGCGAAATCAGGTCTGTTCCGCCAGCACAATGAGCGGCGGCAGGCCGTGCTGCATTTCGACCGTGTGCTCGGCGCCAAGACCAACGGCATTGCCCGTGAAAAGCCAGCCGAGGTCTTGTCGCTGCTGGCGATCAGCTTCGTCGAGATCAGCAAGCCCGCCGGCATTGTCGAGCTGATATTTTCGGGAGGCGGCACCATCATGCTCGATGTCGAGTGCATCGAGGCGCGCCTTGCCGACATCGGCGGCGCCTGGGAAGCCACATCGCGCCCCGCGCACAAGGCTTGAGCGACTTCAGATGGCTATCACCCTTCGCCAATCAGACGCCGATTTCGAGCAGCGCTTCGCCGCGTTCCTGCTAACCAAGCGGGAAGTGTCCGAAGATGTCGACACCGCCGTGCGCGATATCATCGCACGTGTACGTGCCGAGGGCGACGCGGCCCTGATTGACTATACGCGGAGATTCGACCGGGCCGACCTGGCCAGCCTCGGCATCGCCGTGTCGAAGGAGGACATTGCCGCCGCTTACGAAACCGCCGATTCGTCCACGATCGAAGCACTCAAATTCGCCCGCGACCGTATCCGCTCTCATCATGAGCGGCAGCGGCCAAAGGACGACCGCTACACCGACGCCGCCGGGGTCGAGCTCGGCTCGCGCTGGACGGCGATCGAAGCGGTTGGACTGTATGTGCCCGGCGGCACGGCGAGCTATCCGAGTTCGGTGCTGATGAACGCCGTGCCGGCGCGGGTCGCCGGCGTCGAACGCATGGTCATGGTCGTGCCGGCGCCCGGCGGCATTATCAATCCGCTGGTGCTGGTGGCCGCCGATATCGCCGGCGTGTCGGAAATCCACCGCGTCGGCGGCGCCCAGGCGATCGCTGCTCTTGCCTATGGAACCGAGACAATAAAGCCCGTGGCCAAGATCGTCGGTCCCGGCAACGCCTATGTCGCGGCCGCCAAGCGCCGGGTGTTCGGCACTGTCGGCATCGACATGATCGCCGGGCCGTCCGAAGTGCTGGTCGTGGCCGATGGCAGCAACAATCCGGACTGGATCGCCGCCGACCTGCTTGCCCAGGCCGAGCACGACGTGTCGGCGCAATCTATCCTGATCACCGACGACCCCGCCTTCGGCAAAGCGGTCGAGCAGGCGGTCGAGCGCCAGTTGCGGAGCCTGCCGCGCGCCGAGACGGCGGCTGCGAGCTGGCGCGATTTCGGCGCGGTGATTCTGGTCCCGACAATCGAGGCCTCCCTGCCGCTGGTCGACCGCATCGCGGCCGAGCATGTGGAGCTTGCCATCGAGGACGCCGAGGGCTTCCTGTCGCGGATGCGTAACGCGGGCGCCGTCTTTCTCGGCCGCCATACGCCGGAAGCCATCGGCGACTATGTCGGCGGCTCCAACCACGTGCTGCCGACCGCGCGTTCGGCGCGCTTCTCGTCGGGGCTTTCCGTGCTCGATTTCGTCAAGCGCACCTCGATCCTGAAGCTCGGACCGGAGCAGTTGCGGGCGCTGGCGCCGGCGGCAATCGCGCTTGCCACGGCCGAGGGCCTCGACGCGCATGGACGCTCCGTCTCCATACGGCTGAACATGTAGACCACCATGACGGGCTCCGATCAAACCCGCGCGAAACTGATCGATGTCGAGCTCGACGAATCGATTGGCCGTTCGACGCCCGATGTCGAGCATGAGCGCGCGGTGGCGATTTTCGACCTGATCGAGGAAAACCGCTTCCAGCCGGTCAATGACAGCGGCGCCGGGCCCTACCGGCTGAAACTGTCGCTGGCCGAATCCCGCCTGGTCTTCGCCGTGGCGCGCGAGGACGGCACTGCCGTGGTCACCCACATCCTGTCGCTGACGCCGCTGCGGCGGATCGTCAAGGACTACTACATGATCTGCGAGAGCTATTACGACGCCATTCGCTCCTCGACACCCAGCCATATCGAGGCGATCGACATGGGTCGGCGCGGCCTGCATAATGAGGGCTCCCAGACATTGATGGACCGGCTTGCCGGCAAGATCGACATCGACTTCGATACTGCGCGGCGGCTTTTCACGCTGGTCTGCGTGCTGCACTGGCGAGGCTGAACTGCCAGCCCCTCTGCCCCGCTCGATCCTGTTCCTGTGCGGCATGAACGCCGTGCGTTCGCCGATGGCGGAGCAGCTGGCGCGCAAGATGCTGCCTGCCGTTACTTTTGTCGCCTCGGCCGGTGTGCGCGGCGGCGAGCGCGATCCGTTCGTCGATGCCGTGCTTGCCGAGGACGGCCTGTCGCTTGGCGAGCGCCAGCCGCGAACCCTGGACGATCTCGAGGACGACTATTTCGACCTGATCGTCACCCTGGCGCCGGAGGCGCACCATGCCGCGCTGGAACTGACCCGCTCGATCGCAGTCGAGGTAGAATACTGGCCAACGCCGGATCCGACGGACGTCGGCGGCACGCGCGAGCAGATCATGGCTGCCTACCGCGATGTGCGCGAGCGGCTGAGGGCGCGGATAAGCCGACGTTTTTTGCTTCCAGAAGCAAAAAACGCGACGGATTAAGCTTGTTCACAAGCGGACGATTATCATATAGGTTCCGCCGAAATTCCAGCTAGAGTCGGATGATTTCAGGTCTGTTCGACCTGAAATCTGAATCCGCCTCTAAACCAAGAAGTAGAGCATGATGTCGACCGAAAACCGCTGCACACTTTTCGGCATCATGCTCTAAGCGCTGGAACTCCCATCCAAGCAAAGGTATCGAATGCCGAAGGAAGAAGTCCTCGAGTTTCCGGGTGTCGTGACGGAATTGTTGCCCAACGCGATGTTCAGGGTAAAACTCGAAAACGAACACGAAATCATCGCCCATACGGCCGGCCGCATGCGCAAGAACCGCATCCGCGTGCTGACCGGCGACAAGGTCCTGGTCGAAATGACGCCCTATGACCTGACCAAGGGCCGCATCACCTATCGCTTCAAGTAAGCACACCCCAAGAGTCCGGCTGGAACCGCGATGAGCATTTTGCAGAAGCTCGTGCTTGCCTCGGGTTCGCCGCGCCGGATCGAGCTGCTGCAGCAGGCTGGCCTCGAGCCGGACCGCGTGCTGCCCGCCGATGTCGACGAAACGCCGTTGCGTGCCGAGCATCCGCGCTCGCTGGCCAAGCGGCTGTCGCAGGAAAAGGCCGAGAAGGCACTGGCCTCGCTCAAGACGGAAGCCGATTATGCGCCCGGCTTCGTGCTGGCCGCCGATACGGTGGTTGCCGTCGGGCGGCGCATCCTGCCCAAGGCCGAAACGATCGACGATGCCGCCAATTGCCTTGGACTGCTTTCTGGCCGTTCGCACCGGGTCTATTCGGGCGTCTGCCTGATCACGCCTGGCGGCAAGGTGCGCCTGCGGCTGGTCGAGACGCGCGTGCGGTTCAAGCGGCTGCCGCGCGAGGAGATGGACGCCTATGTGGCCTCGGGCGAATGGCGCGGCAAGGCCGGCGGCTATGCCGTCCAGGGCCTCGCGGGCTCCTTCGTCGTCAAGCTTGTCGGCTCCTACACCAATGTCGTCGGGCTGCCGCTCTA
This genomic interval carries:
- the murA gene encoding UDP-N-acetylglucosamine 1-carboxyvinyltransferase, with amino-acid sequence MDRIRIVGGNQLAGSIPISGAKNAALPLMIASLLTDDTLTLENVPHLADVEQLIRILGNHGVDYSVNGRREKQNEGYSRTINFSARNIVDTTAPYELVSKMRASFWVIGPLLARMGEAKVSLPGGCAIGTRPVDLFLEGLQALGADIDVDTGYVIAKTRNGRLVGNRYVFPKVSVGATHVLMMAASLAKGETVLENAACEPEIVNLAECLNAMGAKISGAGTPTITIDGVESLSGARVRVIPDRIETGTYAMAVAMTGGDVVLEGARPELLQTALDIISQTGAEITPTNSGIRVKRNGAGISPVDVTTAPFPAFPTDLQAQFMGLMTMAKGKSRITETIFENRFMHVQELARLGAHITLSGQTAIVDGVSKLKGAPVMATDLRASVSLVIAGLAAEGETTVNRVYHLDRGFERLEEKLSGCGAVIERISA
- a CDS encoding DUF2948 family protein — encoded protein: MNALKLVALDDQDLSIVSAHVQDAVMKIADLEFLPSAKRFVLTMNRFVWEAKSGLFRQHNERRQAVLHFDRVLGAKTNGIAREKPAEVLSLLAISFVEISKPAGIVELIFSGGGTIMLDVECIEARLADIGGAWEATSRPAHKA
- the hisD gene encoding histidinol dehydrogenase, which translates into the protein MAITLRQSDADFEQRFAAFLLTKREVSEDVDTAVRDIIARVRAEGDAALIDYTRRFDRADLASLGIAVSKEDIAAAYETADSSTIEALKFARDRIRSHHERQRPKDDRYTDAAGVELGSRWTAIEAVGLYVPGGTASYPSSVLMNAVPARVAGVERMVMVVPAPGGIINPLVLVAADIAGVSEIHRVGGAQAIAALAYGTETIKPVAKIVGPGNAYVAAAKRRVFGTVGIDMIAGPSEVLVVADGSNNPDWIAADLLAQAEHDVSAQSILITDDPAFGKAVEQAVERQLRSLPRAETAAASWRDFGAVILVPTIEASLPLVDRIAAEHVELAIEDAEGFLSRMRNAGAVFLGRHTPEAIGDYVGGSNHVLPTARSARFSSGLSVLDFVKRTSILKLGPEQLRALAPAAIALATAEGLDAHGRSVSIRLNM
- a CDS encoding UPF0262 family protein, with translation MTGSDQTRAKLIDVELDESIGRSTPDVEHERAVAIFDLIEENRFQPVNDSGAGPYRLKLSLAESRLVFAVAREDGTAVVTHILSLTPLRRIVKDYYMICESYYDAIRSSTPSHIEAIDMGRRGLHNEGSQTLMDRLAGKIDIDFDTARRLFTLVCVLHWRG
- a CDS encoding low molecular weight phosphatase family protein; amino-acid sequence: MCGMNAVRSPMAEQLARKMLPAVTFVASAGVRGGERDPFVDAVLAEDGLSLGERQPRTLDDLEDDYFDLIVTLAPEAHHAALELTRSIAVEVEYWPTPDPTDVGGTREQIMAAYRDVRERLRARISRRFLLPEAKNATD
- the infA gene encoding translation initiation factor IF-1 — translated: MPKEEVLEFPGVVTELLPNAMFRVKLENEHEIIAHTAGRMRKNRIRVLTGDKVLVEMTPYDLTKGRITYRFK
- a CDS encoding Maf-like protein encodes the protein MSILQKLVLASGSPRRIELLQQAGLEPDRVLPADVDETPLRAEHPRSLAKRLSQEKAEKALASLKTEADYAPGFVLAADTVVAVGRRILPKAETIDDAANCLGLLSGRSHRVYSGVCLITPGGKVRLRLVETRVRFKRLPREEMDAYVASGEWRGKAGGYAVQGLAGSFVVKLVGSYTNVVGLPLYETVALLAGEGFKVHTGWTTARS